In Desulfobacter hydrogenophilus, the genomic stretch AGATAGCTGTCCAACGTGCGGTCCACGTGGAATCAGTGGGGCTGGCTTATCATTTATTTCTTCGAAGTCTCCAACGCCTTCCCCAGAACACCCGTAAATTCAGCAAAACTTTCAATATGAGGTAAATGCCCCAGGCCGGGCAATTCATATAGTTCGGCATCAGGGATAAGTTTGGTTGCAATTTTGCCCAACCGATCATAACGCCCAAGCTCATAATCTACATTTTCTTTTTTCCATTTGCGGCCTGGTCCGGTACGATCTCGTGTGCCAATAATCAGGCTGACAGGAACAGATAAATTATTAAACTCAGTAATAACCGGTTGGGTAAAAATCATATCGTAAGTCAGGGCATTGACCCAGGCAATTTGTTCTTTGTCCGGCCCTTGCAGTTGCCCAATCATGAAATAAGTCAGCGCGGCATATTGATCATTCCATTGACCGTCATAGTAATTTTTTTGTTGATAATGCCTGATTGCCTCCGGAGTTTTTGCCAACTCGTTTTTATAAAAGAAGTCAGCATCTTTGTACTCTACGTATTTTAAGTAATTTTCTAACCCAATAGGATTAACAAGAATCAGCTGTTGTGTAGATTGCGGATACATAAGGGCAAAGCGACTCGCTAACATTCCTCCCATTGAATGCCCCATGACAATTGACTTTTGGATTTTCAGGGACGCCATCAAGTTTTTAGTATGATGCGCCAAAACCGAAAAAGAATATTGATAGTGCGTTGGTTTGGATGATTTGCCAAAACCGATTTGGTCGGGAATTAGTACCCCATACCCTTTTTTGTTTAGATAAATTGCTGTGGGCGTCCAATAGTCGGCGTTGAAATTTTTTCCATGCATCAAGGTAACCACCGGTTTATTTTGCTCACCTTTTAGATAGATGTAAGCCATGCGTAACTCTTGGCGTTGAGATGTTAATGGGAAAAAGTTCACCGCAAAATCATATTTATATCTACTTAATTCAGCGTCAAAAGAAAGTTTAGTTATATTTTTATTATCTTGGGCAAAAACAAACTGAGACGCCAACAAAAGATAAACAATGCTAATCAATTTAAATTTTGACATATAATTCTCCTAATAACTGTCATGACCGACCTGGTCTTTCACCGAGGTCAGGCCAATGATTTGATCTGGCTGGGTTTTGGTGGAAATTCCCAGAATCCTTTAATGCCGAAGGTCTGGAACATTGATGCTAAATTACTTTTGTCCAGATGCCGCTGGAGGGAGCTTACCATGAGTGGGACCTCTTCTGCGGGATAAAGCGCTCTGATTTCCCGGGCAAGATCGTTGACCCGCATCTGTCTGATGAAAAAATCCGTTATGATTGCCGCCGGTTTTTTGCTTACAATGAACTCGAATGCCTCCTGGGGGTCTGAAAAGGTTCGAGCGCAGAATCCACATCCGTGAATGAGTCTTGAAAAAACATCCGTATAGGGGGCTGATTGATGAATCACCACAACCACCGGGCTGTCTGTCCGGATTCGATTTTCCCTGATTTGGGCAAATTTTTTGGCGGTTGAGGTCCGTTTGCGTTTTTCAAGAATGCTGATCCAGGTGTCAATAGTCCTGACCTGGGCAGACGATTTTAGATAATTTGAACTTATATATGAAAATGTATCCGAGGTCATCAACGCTTCTATGAGCCGAGGTGCGCATGTGTCCAGGATAGTCGTGGCCACAGTTTCTCCAGTTTTGGTGCCCGATTCAATTTTTTTTCTTATTTCGGCGACCACATAATCCGAGCAGTGTGTGTCCAAAGCCCTGATGGCTGCCATGCTCACAAAAATAGCCGGATCTGCGACCGCGGTTACAATGGGCGCTGTGGATTCAAGTTCAGGGTAATGTGACAGGGCTGTATACAAAGAAAAACGGACCGAATTTTTAAGCTCTTTTTTTTCGGTAAGGGTCAGAAGATCGCCCAACGATTCCTGGGGAATGGTCCTGGCAATAAGCCTTAACAGGTTCTCCAGCAGATCGGGTGTCTGATTTTCCAGATTGTCATGCAGGGCATCGGCCACTTCAGGTCCTTTGTCCCCAAAGTATTCAAAGGCCTTTAGACGGTCTTCAATTTGAGGAGAGACCAGCAGCTGGACATTGGGGTCCTCAGGGGCCCGGCAGGGTGGTGTCTGTTTGGGCGGTTGGAGTTGCCTGGATGGGTTTGACAGTTGAGATGGTTTTGACTTTTTCCGGGACTGGGGCATGGGAGGTACTTTTCGTTTCCCCCTTAAAAAGGCCAGTGCATCCAGAATATCGGAATCACATTTGTCGGTTTGCGCAATTTGTTCCAGTCTCTGTACAGCCTTGTCCGTGCCGATACGTTCCATGGCCGTGACCGCTTCCTGCCGCAGTTCAAGATCATCGTAAAAAATAAATTCCGCCAGATCATCAACGAGAAATTCCATGCCAAGTCGGCCTGCGGCCCGGAAAATGTCCTTGAGCAGATCCTTGTCGGTCGCCTTGCTCAGAATATGTTTGATTAAATGG encodes the following:
- a CDS encoding HEAT repeat domain-containing protein, whose translation is MASFISEFERIINTGEINSETLLQTLTLDEDQYQAIIEPLALAPDDVAYNILFFLMNTMGPTHPLHPRLYQLIMDRAHINFKFSMILINHTNPDRPGPITHLIKHILSKATDKDLLKDIFRAAGRLGMEFLVDDLAEFIFYDDLELRQEAVTAMERIGTDKAVQRLEQIAQTDKCDSDILDALAFLRGKRKVPPMPQSRKKSKPSQLSNPSRQLQPPKQTPPCRAPEDPNVQLLVSPQIEDRLKAFEYFGDKGPEVADALHDNLENQTPDLLENLLRLIARTIPQESLGDLLTLTEKKELKNSVRFSLYTALSHYPELESTAPIVTAVADPAIFVSMAAIRALDTHCSDYVVAEIRKKIESGTKTGETVATTILDTCAPRLIEALMTSDTFSYISSNYLKSSAQVRTIDTWISILEKRKRTSTAKKFAQIRENRIRTDSPVVVVIHQSAPYTDVFSRLIHGCGFCARTFSDPQEAFEFIVSKKPAAIITDFFIRQMRVNDLAREIRALYPAEEVPLMVSSLQRHLDKSNLASMFQTFGIKGFWEFPPKPSQIKSLA
- a CDS encoding alpha/beta fold hydrolase, which produces MSKFKLISIVYLLLASQFVFAQDNKNITKLSFDAELSRYKYDFAVNFFPLTSQRQELRMAYIYLKGEQNKPVVTLMHGKNFNADYWTPTAIYLNKKGYGVLIPDQIGFGKSSKPTHYQYSFSVLAHHTKNLMASLKIQKSIVMGHSMGGMLASRFALMYPQSTQQLILVNPIGLENYLKYVEYKDADFFYKNELAKTPEAIRHYQQKNYYDGQWNDQYAALTYFMIGQLQGPDKEQIAWVNALTYDMIFTQPVITEFNNLSVPVSLIIGTRDRTGPGRKWKKENVDYELGRYDRLGKIATKLIPDAELYELPGLGHLPHIESFAEFTGVLGKALETSKK